In the Nitrospirales bacterium LBB_01 genome, one interval contains:
- a CDS encoding DUF485 domain-containing protein, whose amino-acid sequence MSTFNFKDDKDFKKLYGQKQTVSLVLTILELVFYFGFIGLIAFNKPFLSSMLTERITIGIPIAVGVILMSWVLTGIYVRWANNTYDVLVKKVKDKVGGDV is encoded by the coding sequence ATGAGTACATTCAACTTTAAGGATGACAAGGACTTTAAAAAGCTCTACGGACAGAAGCAAACAGTGTCTTTAGTTCTGACCATACTTGAACTGGTTTTTTACTTCGGATTCATTGGTCTGATAGCGTTCAACAAACCATTTTTATCGTCAATGCTCACAGAGCGTATTACCATAGGCATTCCCATAGCTGTTGGTGTAATACTGATGTCATGGGTATTAACCGGAATCTACGTACGCTGGGCAAACAACACCTATGATGTGCTTGTAAAAAAGGTAAAAGATAAGGTCGGAGGTGATGTATGA